CCTCACCGACGCTACGCGATGCCTATGACCAGGCCATGGGGAAGATGCGACGACAGTTCACTCTCACTCCGGTCGGCAAACCCATCGTCCCCGATGCGGTCAGCTGGCTCGGTAGTGAGATGCTCAAAACACGTGTCGCCCACGGCTACTGCTCCCGCCACCAGAGTGCCGGCGCCTGCCCCTATGCCAACATCTGCGAAACCTGCGACAACTTCGTCACCGGCCCCGAGTTCCGAGGCGCACTCGAGGCGCAACGCACCGACATCCAGACCCTCGAAGTAGATGCCCGCGCCCGTGGCTGGCTCGACGAAGCCGGCCGTCACCACCGCGTCGCCGAGGCGTTGACCGACCACCTGCACCGCCTCGACCGCTGACCAAATCAACCGACGAGGGTTGATCCGACCCCGAGGGCCGGTTAATTGAACGGCTGAATAAGGAGATCAAGCGCCGAGCGGATGTCGTGGAGATCTTCCCCAACCCCGCGGCGTTCCTGCGGCTGGCGACCGCGGTGGTCATCGAATCCCACGACGAGTGGCAGGTCACCCGCCGCTACCTCTCCGAGGTCTCCATGGACGAACTACGCGCCTTAATCGCCGCCAAACACGCCGCAGCAGCACTTGCCAAACAACACCAAATCACCTAGCGTCCAACATGACTCGTTGATCGCGACGCGTGAACCTACGCCAGATCCGAAGTCCACCATCCCACGGGACGCTATCGTGCTCCTTCGAACACGCCTGGATCGACTTCGCCGGAAACCCCTTGCACGGCCCGCTTTCCGGGGAACTTTGCCGTGTCGTAGAAATCCGCCCAGCTCTTCGGCGGATTGGCACCGTATTTGTCGGTGTTGTAGATGACGATCAGCCCGTACTGCATGGCGGGCACCGAACAGTCGTCCGTCTTGGTGCCCGCCGGAATCTTGCTGATATCGACGATGCTCGTGTCGATCGGCACGAACAGATCGCCACAGTTGCGGGCGGTGAAAACGTTGGTCGAGTCGATGACGTCCCACGTGACATTGCCGGACTCCACCTGGCTCTTGATCTTGGAGTTGTCCGTCGGCCCGTCATGAAGGATGCGCGCGCCCGATTCCTGGGCGAAGGGGTCGACCGCGGCTTTCATCTGACCCTCCTGGTAGATGCCGCCGTACGAGACGAAGGTGAGTGTAATTCCCTTCAGCGCATCGGCTTTCACGGTGCCGGCCTGCGGAGGGCCGCTGCCGAGGTCGATGTCTGCGGCACTTCCGGGACCTGCCGGCGTGCATCCGGCGACGATGGCCGTCGCGACGAACAGCGATGCGGCGGTCAGTGGCAGATGTCGGCGCGGTGAGAAAGCGGCCACGGATCACTCCTTATATTGTGGGCGGACTGACGATCCAGAGAAGTTCGGCAGGGTCCGTGCTTTGGTTGTGAACGGTGTGCGGCACAGAGGTTCGGTACTCCGCGCTGTCGCCGGCCTCCAGGTGATGCATCACGCCATCGAGCTCGAGTACGACGCTGCCGTTGATGACCAGCAGGATCTCCTGGGAGTCGTCGTGGACGTAGGCTTCCCCGGCGGTGCCTCCCGGGGCGAACTCGGCGACGTACACCTCGAGGTTGCGCAACGGCTTCTGGGAGAGAAGGTATTTCGCGCTCGTGTCCGACACATGGATCTCGGGACGGTCTCGCTTCCGCAGAATGCGGGCGCCATTTGCGTGATGGTCGGTGAACAGGTCGGGCAGGGTCACCCCGAGTTCCTCACACAGCCGACGCAGCGTGCCCACGCTGGCGTTGACCTGTCCGCGTTCCAATTGGCTGAGGAATCCGGGAGAGGTCGCCGCGCGTGTGGCGAGGTCACGCAGGGTGAGCTTGCGCGCCAGGCGGAACTCCCGAATGCGGGCGCCCAGGTCGGCTTCTGCCGAAGCGGGCTTCGTGGCCGGGTCCGCGCTCTCGGATTGCATCTGTATGGAACGTCCGTTCGCGTGAGTAGATCGCAGTTTCTGTCTCACTAAACAAGTTGTTCGTCGAACGTATGCGATCTCCTTCTGTGACGCAACCCCAGACGGGTGGGTGATTGTGACTGGAGTCTCACAGACGGCACAGAAGCGCCGAGGTGAGCGATGAGCGCACCTAC
This region of Mycolicibacterium goodii genomic DNA includes:
- a CDS encoding extracellular solute-binding protein, giving the protein MAAFSPRRHLPLTAASLFVATAIVAGCTPAGPGSAADIDLGSGPPQAGTVKADALKGITLTFVSYGGIYQEGQMKAAVDPFAQESGARILHDGPTDNSKIKSQVESGNVTWDVIDSTNVFTARNCGDLFVPIDTSIVDISKIPAGTKTDDCSVPAMQYGLIVIYNTDKYGANPPKSWADFYDTAKFPGKRAVQGVSGEVDPGVFEGAR
- a CDS encoding helix-turn-helix domain-containing protein produces the protein MQSESADPATKPASAEADLGARIREFRLARKLTLRDLATRAATSPGFLSQLERGQVNASVGTLRRLCEELGVTLPDLFTDHHANGARILRKRDRPEIHVSDTSAKYLLSQKPLRNLEVYVAEFAPGGTAGEAYVHDDSQEILLVINGSVVLELDGVMHHLEAGDSAEYRTSVPHTVHNQSTDPAELLWIVSPPTI